A window of the Hyphomicrobiales bacterium genome harbors these coding sequences:
- a CDS encoding NADPH-dependent FMN reductase, whose amino-acid sequence MANGVQAEVAIVFHSGYGHTRVQAEAVRQGIDDVEGVTAHFIPVEEVDDKFELLETVDGIIFGAPTYMGSASAPFKEFMDKSSKVWFEQKWKDKLAAGFTNSGSQSGDKLSTLNQFAIFAAQHGMNWINLGLMPGNNSSKGSPEDLNRIGGYIGAMAQSDVDVGADVAPPLADRKTAQHLGKRVAESALRWKAGASAVKAD is encoded by the coding sequence ATGGCAAATGGCGTGCAGGCGGAAGTCGCAATCGTCTTCCATAGCGGCTACGGCCACACCCGGGTTCAGGCGGAAGCGGTTCGCCAGGGCATCGATGACGTCGAAGGCGTTACCGCCCACTTCATCCCGGTCGAGGAGGTCGACGACAAGTTCGAGCTGCTCGAAACGGTCGATGGAATCATCTTCGGCGCACCGACCTATATGGGCAGCGCCTCGGCGCCGTTTAAGGAGTTCATGGACAAGAGCTCGAAGGTCTGGTTCGAGCAGAAGTGGAAGGACAAGCTCGCGGCCGGCTTCACTAACTCCGGCAGCCAGTCGGGCGACAAGCTTTCCACCCTCAATCAGTTCGCCATCTTTGCCGCCCAGCACGGCATGAACTGGATCAATCTCGGTCTTATGCCGGGCAACAACTCGTCGAAGGGCAGCCCGGAAGATCTCAACCGCATTGGCGGTTATATCGGCGCGATGGCGCAGTCGGATGTCGATGTCGGCGCCGATGTCGCACCGCCGCTGGCCGACCGCAAGACCGCGCAGCATCTCGGCAAGCGCGTCGCCGAATCGGCACTTCGCTGGAAGGCTGGTGCGAGCGCCGTGAAGGCGGACTAA